In one Leptospiraceae bacterium genomic region, the following are encoded:
- a CDS encoding DUF2721 domain-containing protein: MQINITTPALLFPAISLLLLAYTNRFLALASLIRGLAGKIPEKDTYIQKQIANLRLRIQLIKFMQAFGIAAFTFCVISMILLFLNKELAGRSVFGVSLFLMLISLSISFWETLVSGKALRYELKRYEDIR; the protein is encoded by the coding sequence ATGCAAATCAATATTACAACTCCCGCACTTCTCTTCCCGGCGATCTCCTTATTACTTCTCGCCTACACCAACCGTTTTTTAGCCCTCGCTTCCCTAATAAGAGGGCTTGCCGGTAAAATTCCGGAAAAAGATACTTATATTCAAAAACAAATCGCCAATCTTCGTCTCAGGATTCAGCTCATTAAATTCATGCAAGCCTTCGGAATCGCCGCCTTTACTTTCTGTGTAATTTCCATGATATTACTCTTTCTGAATAAAGAATTAGCGGGAAGATCTGTATTCGGAGTTTCCTTATTTCTTATGCTCATTTCCTTAAGTATCAGCTTCTGGGAAACCCTTGTGTCCGGAAAAGCCTTAAGATACGAATTAAAGCGGTACGAAGATATAAGGTAA
- a CDS encoding response regulator: protein MSQELPKILYLDDEIENLSSFKALFRPYYEIYTCDEVEEARAILKEEEIHIVVADQKMPDISGVEFLEEVARQYPLLPRILLTGYSDVDAIIQSINRGEVYRYITKPYIANDFKLTLDSAFELYSLKKKNQLLLIELEEKNRTLEMKLEMQKRTEAELRLSQARLMITIESTGQGIWDWNRKYNRVNLSENWLKFLEYSEMEIQPLHNQWKKFVDSEDIKKLKKEFFVHFRNKTSRFEVEFRLRKKGGDLIWVYAAGKVIEEHRGKPLHIVGHFMDITQKKEAESKLLALNEVLEARVMERTRALAIKQEELRTVNNKLLLHIENTPLAYIEIDEYGLVKAWNPSAERIFGYKKEEVLGKDIFYFFKQVPELRNYPQDDLLIYNDKDSINTTSVSLRKDGKKIICDWYSTTLFNDKKNIIGVASLVHDVTERLLAEKETVETNLALKKAKEEAEKANKAKSEFLANMSHEIRTPLNAIIGFTDLLEDLVKETTQKHYLNSIKTSGKALLALINDILDLSKIEAGKLVLSYEMVNPYSIFEEIKNIFFHAITRKKIDFLLSIEPEMPGLMLDEIRLRQVLINLVGNAVKFTSEGFIKLEVKYKPIYDMEGYIELFISIQDTGIGISFEEQKLIFDEFRQSQKTLNQHGGTGLGLTISNRLVKTMGGEIILSSKENEGSIFTIHLPRVRIGEVWQKEEEKSNEFINYKFKGSKILLVDDIESNRNLIIGYLKPENLKLYQAKNGIEAIQQFHKHNPDLILMDIRMPLMDGNEAARKIRMHSKDVCLIALTASILNEEENELFNKYLRKPIRRTELLSELFSFLPHHIEEETKAETLENPDERDNKETWRELLLILEKIFETEFSGLKERMIFDELIKFADKIQYFSEIHHWQRLKIYAERVKFEAELFDIKALEKSLESFYEYIEYLKKQLL from the coding sequence ATGTCGCAGGAACTTCCTAAAATTTTATATCTCGATGATGAAATTGAGAACCTCAGTAGTTTTAAAGCCCTCTTCCGTCCGTACTATGAAATTTATACCTGTGATGAGGTGGAAGAAGCCAGGGCAATTTTAAAGGAAGAGGAAATCCATATTGTAGTTGCTGACCAGAAAATGCCCGATATCAGCGGAGTAGAATTTTTAGAAGAAGTTGCAAGGCAGTATCCCTTGTTACCCAGAATTTTATTAACCGGCTACAGCGATGTGGATGCCATTATCCAATCTATCAATCGGGGAGAAGTCTATCGATATATTACCAAACCCTATATTGCGAATGATTTTAAACTTACGCTGGATTCTGCCTTTGAACTCTATTCTTTGAAAAAGAAAAATCAACTTTTATTAATAGAGCTGGAAGAAAAAAATCGTACCCTAGAAATGAAGCTGGAAATGCAAAAGCGAACAGAAGCTGAATTGCGCTTGAGTCAGGCCAGGCTTATGATAACTATTGAATCAACGGGGCAGGGGATCTGGGATTGGAATCGGAAATATAATCGAGTTAATTTAAGTGAAAACTGGTTGAAGTTTTTGGAGTATTCCGAGATGGAAATTCAACCTTTGCATAATCAATGGAAGAAGTTTGTTGATTCGGAAGATATAAAAAAACTAAAAAAAGAATTCTTTGTACATTTTCGGAATAAGACCTCTCGTTTCGAGGTTGAATTTCGACTGAGAAAAAAAGGCGGGGACTTAATCTGGGTATATGCTGCCGGAAAAGTAATCGAGGAACATAGAGGAAAGCCTTTACATATTGTGGGCCATTTTATGGATATTACCCAGAAGAAAGAAGCAGAATCCAAGCTTTTAGCTTTAAATGAAGTTCTGGAAGCTAGGGTGATGGAGAGAACGAGGGCTCTTGCTATAAAACAGGAAGAACTAAGGACAGTTAATAACAAATTGCTCTTGCATATAGAAAATACACCTCTGGCTTATATCGAAATTGATGAATACGGTCTTGTGAAGGCCTGGAATCCTTCTGCTGAGAGAATATTTGGATATAAAAAGGAGGAAGTGCTCGGGAAGGATATTTTTTACTTTTTTAAACAGGTTCCGGAGCTTAGGAATTATCCTCAGGATGATTTATTAATTTATAATGATAAGGATTCTATAAATACAACCAGTGTATCGCTACGAAAAGATGGTAAAAAGATTATCTGTGATTGGTATTCTACTACTTTATTCAATGATAAAAAAAATATTATTGGTGTTGCAAGTCTTGTGCATGATGTAACCGAGAGATTGCTGGCCGAAAAGGAAACGGTTGAAACGAATCTCGCCCTGAAGAAAGCAAAAGAAGAAGCCGAGAAAGCGAATAAAGCCAAGAGTGAATTTTTAGCCAACATGAGCCATGAAATACGTACTCCTCTAAATGCAATTATTGGATTTACAGATTTATTGGAAGATTTAGTAAAAGAAACCACACAAAAACACTATCTGAATTCTATTAAAACAAGTGGCAAGGCCCTTTTGGCTCTCATTAACGATATATTAGATTTATCAAAAATTGAAGCCGGTAAATTAGTATTATCTTATGAAATGGTAAACCCTTATTCTATTTTTGAAGAAATTAAAAATATCTTCTTTCATGCAATTACCCGAAAAAAAATAGATTTCCTCTTATCTATTGAACCGGAAATGCCGGGTCTTATGCTGGATGAAATTCGCTTGAGGCAGGTCTTGATTAATCTTGTAGGGAATGCTGTCAAGTTTACCAGTGAAGGTTTTATAAAGTTAGAAGTAAAGTATAAGCCTATTTATGATATGGAAGGTTATATAGAGTTGTTTATATCCATACAGGATACGGGAATCGGGATTTCTTTTGAGGAGCAAAAGCTGATTTTTGATGAGTTTCGGCAGAGTCAAAAAACCTTGAATCAACATGGTGGAACGGGTCTGGGTTTAACAATTAGTAATCGCCTGGTAAAGACTATGGGGGGAGAAATCATACTCAGCAGCAAAGAGAATGAAGGAAGTATTTTCACCATTCATCTTCCGAGGGTTCGTATCGGAGAGGTCTGGCAAAAAGAAGAGGAGAAATCGAATGAATTTATAAACTACAAGTTTAAGGGATCTAAAATATTACTGGTTGATGATATAGAAAGTAACCGGAATTTGATTATAGGATATTTAAAACCTGAAAACTTAAAATTATACCAGGCAAAAAACGGAATAGAAGCCATTCAACAGTTTCATAAACATAATCCGGATTTAATCCTTATGGATATTCGTATGCCCTTAATGGATGGGAATGAGGCAGCAAGGAAAATTCGTATGCACAGTAAGGATGTCTGTCTTATTGCCCTTACAGCTTCGATTTTAAACGAAGAGGAAAATGAGCTATTTAATAAATATTTACGAAAACCGATTCGGAGGACGGAACTTTTATCGGAGTTATTTAGCTTCTTGCCGCATCATATTGAAGAGGAAACGAAGGCGGAAACTCTTGAGAATCCGGATGAAAGAGATAATAAAGAAACCTGGAGAGAGTTACTTTTAATTTTAGAAAAGATTTTTGAAACTGAATTTTCGGGACTTAAGGAGAGAATGATTTTTGATGAGCTTATTAAGTTTGCCGATAAGATTCAATACTTTTCTGAAATTCATCACTGGCAGAGATTGAAGATATATGCAGAAAGAGTAAAATTTGAAGCCGAGCTTTTTGATATAAAAGCTTTAGAGAAATCTCTCGAATCTTTTTACGAGTATATTGAATACTTGAAAAAACAGTTGCTCTGA
- a CDS encoding NADH-quinone oxidoreductase subunit A → MGLAPEGLGPLLVQLIFGIGFSVVILGLALLISPKKRSKPHDTFECGVTYYGDARGLFNIKFYLVAVLFILFDIEAVFLYPWAVNLRKFKEAGLGNFVMLEMFLFIFILVVGLYYIWKKGALEWD, encoded by the coding sequence ATGGGATTAGCTCCGGAAGGCCTTGGTCCGCTTCTCGTTCAGCTTATTTTTGGTATAGGATTTTCTGTTGTAATTTTAGGTTTAGCCCTTCTTATCAGCCCAAAAAAACGTAGTAAGCCGCATGATACCTTTGAGTGTGGTGTTACCTACTACGGGGATGCGAGAGGACTTTTTAATATAAAATTCTATCTGGTTGCCGTTCTTTTCATTCTATTTGACATTGAAGCTGTATTTCTTTATCCCTGGGCTGTCAATTTACGGAAATTTAAAGAGGCGGGACTCGGCAACTTTGTCATGCTCGAAATGTTTCTATTCATCTTTATACTTGTCGTAGGCTTATATTATATTTGGAAGAAAGGAGCTCTGGAATGGGATTAG
- a CDS encoding NADH-quinone oxidoreductase subunit B: protein MGLAEVLKNPGQALGDFAQVANLETFINWGKSYSLWPYPFATACCGIEFMGAACSDNDIARFGAERPSFSPRQADMILVLGTITYKMAPVLRQIYDQLSEPKYVISVGACASSGGMFDTYGVVQGIDRFLPVDLYIPGCPPRPEAILDALVKLQQKVKTQGLEERRKEVMQKIQEINERNRPQIVK, encoded by the coding sequence ATGGGATTAGCTGAAGTTCTAAAAAACCCCGGTCAGGCCCTCGGCGACTTTGCACAGGTTGCCAATCTCGAGACTTTTATCAACTGGGGGAAAAGTTATTCTCTCTGGCCCTATCCGTTTGCAACTGCCTGTTGTGGAATTGAGTTTATGGGAGCTGCCTGTTCGGATAATGATATTGCGAGGTTTGGTGCGGAGAGACCTTCTTTTTCTCCGAGACAGGCAGATATGATACTCGTTCTCGGAACGATTACCTACAAAATGGCACCGGTACTCCGACAGATCTACGACCAGCTTTCCGAGCCGAAATACGTTATCAGTGTAGGAGCCTGTGCTTCTTCCGGTGGTATGTTTGATACCTACGGAGTGGTTCAGGGGATTGACAGGTTTTTACCTGTAGACCTTTATATTCCCGGTTGTCCGCCCAGACCCGAAGCCATCCTTGATGCTCTTGTAAAACTTCAACAAAAAGTAAAAACTCAGGGCCTTGAAGAAAGGCGTAAAGAAGTAATGCAGAAAATTCAGGAAATCAACGAAAGAAACAGGCCCCAGATCGTAAAATGA
- a CDS encoding NADH-quinone oxidoreductase subunit C — MKEKIQSLLKSKFSSSIYREEEVKSNIPVFFIKPEGIREVVKALKEDLQFTFLNDLTAIDWLGKKEPRFEVCYLLRSPSNKHARVMLKVPVEEGDSVPSITSIFKGANWPEREVYDLMGIEFSEHPYMERLILPDNFQGHPLRKDYPLEGFGQDYLISDLLQIHQEEI, encoded by the coding sequence ATGAAAGAAAAAATACAGTCTTTATTAAAAAGCAAATTTTCAAGTTCTATCTATAGGGAAGAAGAAGTAAAATCTAATATCCCGGTCTTTTTTATAAAACCGGAGGGAATTCGGGAAGTTGTGAAAGCACTGAAAGAAGACCTGCAATTTACTTTTTTAAACGACCTCACCGCCATAGACTGGCTCGGAAAAAAGGAGCCTCGCTTTGAAGTATGTTACCTCCTTCGTTCTCCTTCCAATAAACATGCAAGAGTGATGTTAAAAGTTCCGGTAGAAGAAGGAGATTCAGTTCCGAGTATCACTTCCATCTTTAAAGGTGCTAACTGGCCGGAAAGGGAGGTCTATGACCTGATGGGAATCGAGTTTTCCGAGCATCCTTACATGGAAAGGCTAATTTTGCCGGATAACTTTCAGGGTCATCCCCTGCGAAAAGACTACCCACTCGAAGGTTTTGGCCAGGATTATTTAATTTCCGATCTTTTACAGATTCACCAGGAGGAAATATAA
- a CDS encoding NADH-quinone oxidoreductase subunit D — protein sequence MYEKTAERFKGKFQNLPEGHMLINLGPSHPATHGILQNVIQLDGERIVEAEAIIGYVHRCFEKLGERYDYNQFLVCTDRMNYVSTPMNNIGWILAVEKMLQIQVPDKVTYVRMIISELSRIMDHIICTTILGVDLGAFSGMLYLFHHRENIYQILEKLTGARLTTTFCRVGGMERDLYPEFEKEVKLVIKGLTPAIDEFVNLLINNRIFNERTAGIGGISAEDAVAYGYSGPNLRAAGVDWDVRKDEPYMFYDKVDFDVAVGEDGSALHRTLVRIEEMRQSIRIIEQLIDNIPSGPFHADIPTVFLPEKQKVYSSMEELIYHFKIIMHGISVPPGEYYMATEAANGELGFYIVSEGEKSPYRVHVRRPCFWYYQSFPELVKGGLIADSIATMSSLNVIAGELDC from the coding sequence ATGTATGAAAAAACAGCGGAACGGTTTAAGGGAAAGTTTCAAAACCTCCCGGAAGGCCACATGCTTATCAACCTCGGCCCTTCTCATCCCGCAACCCACGGAATTTTACAGAATGTTATTCAACTCGATGGAGAGCGGATCGTAGAAGCAGAAGCGATTATCGGTTATGTTCACCGCTGCTTTGAAAAGTTGGGTGAACGTTATGACTACAACCAGTTTTTAGTCTGTACGGATAGGATGAACTACGTTTCTACCCCGATGAACAATATCGGCTGGATCCTTGCCGTAGAAAAAATGCTACAAATTCAGGTGCCCGATAAAGTAACTTATGTTCGTATGATTATTTCCGAACTTTCTCGGATTATGGATCATATTATTTGCACTACGATTCTCGGGGTGGATTTAGGTGCTTTTTCCGGAATGCTGTATTTATTTCATCACCGCGAAAATATTTACCAGATCCTCGAAAAGCTTACAGGCGCAAGGCTTACAACTACCTTTTGTCGGGTTGGTGGGATGGAAAGAGACCTGTATCCTGAATTTGAAAAGGAAGTAAAACTGGTTATCAAGGGTCTTACTCCTGCAATTGATGAGTTTGTTAACCTTTTGATTAATAACCGTATTTTTAATGAAAGAACTGCCGGTATCGGTGGAATTTCAGCGGAAGACGCAGTAGCCTACGGTTACAGCGGTCCGAATCTGAGAGCTGCCGGGGTAGACTGGGATGTTCGTAAAGATGAACCTTATATGTTCTACGATAAGGTCGACTTCGATGTAGCTGTTGGAGAAGATGGCTCGGCTCTGCACAGAACTCTGGTTCGAATCGAGGAAATGCGCCAGTCTATCCGTATTATTGAGCAATTAATCGATAATATTCCTTCCGGTCCTTTTCATGCAGACATTCCGACTGTTTTTCTCCCGGAAAAGCAAAAGGTTTACAGCAGCATGGAAGAGCTTATCTATCACTTCAAAATCATCATGCACGGAATCAGTGTTCCGCCGGGTGAATACTACATGGCAACCGAAGCTGCGAACGGGGAACTGGGTTTTTATATTGTATCAGAAGGAGAAAAATCTCCTTACCGGGTGCATGTGAGAAGACCCTGTTTCTGGTATTACCAGTCTTTTCCTGAGCTGGTCAAGGGAGGCCTGATTGCCGATTCCATTGCCACCATGAGTTCTTTAAATGTTATCGCCGGGGAGTTAGACTGTTAA
- the nuoE gene encoding NADH-quinone oxidoreductase subunit NuoE: MAYQFTQESEKRFTKLLEMFPDKRSMILPALYLVQREKGFVDKESMQYIADRIGAPISLANVYGVATFYTMYNKKPVGKFHIQICSNISCYVMGSDKVTDHVCKKLGIKEGETTADKKFTVSEVQCLGACGYGPMMQINDTYYEHLNLEEVDRILDSLE, from the coding sequence ATGGCATATCAATTCACACAAGAATCAGAAAAGAGATTTACAAAGCTTCTGGAAATGTTTCCCGATAAACGCTCCATGATACTTCCGGCCCTTTACCTCGTGCAAAGAGAGAAAGGATTTGTAGATAAAGAAAGTATGCAATATATCGCGGATAGGATAGGGGCACCTATTTCTCTGGCGAATGTTTACGGTGTAGCTACGTTTTATACAATGTATAATAAAAAACCCGTAGGCAAGTTTCATATCCAGATCTGTTCCAATATTTCCTGCTATGTCATGGGTTCGGACAAAGTAACCGACCATGTCTGCAAGAAATTAGGAATCAAAGAAGGAGAAACTACGGCAGACAAGAAATTTACTGTTAGCGAAGTGCAGTGCCTCGGAGCCTGCGGTTACGGTCCTATGATGCAAATTAATGATACGTATTACGAACACCTGAACCTTGAAGAAGTGGACAGGATTCTGGATTCTCTGGAGTAA
- the nuoF gene encoding NADH-quinone oxidoreductase subunit NuoF gives MAELKLLTKHLGEEGCGTLKHYQSVGGFTAQKKALSMKGAELIDEVKKSGLRGRGGAGFPTGMKWSFIPQTDKPKYLLCNADEGEPGTFKDRVLLEQLPHQIIEGMVIAAKAIDSHTGFIYIRGEYKKSYDILQAAIDECYKAGLLGKNIMGSGFDFELGLYAGAGAYICGEETALINSLEGRRGHPRLKPPFPAVAGLYNCPTVVNNVETFSAVPHIINNGGEWYAKMGTPKSTGTRLFSVSGPLKKPGVYEIELGTPLMELINNLCGGMAEGHELKAIIPGGSSVPILTAEECKTANMDFESMMEHKTMLGSGAVIVLSDKTNLVETTYRLASFYAHESCGQCTPCREGTHWIKDLLHKIRDGLGSKKDLELILSLTVNMEGGTTICPLADACVGAVRPTIEKFRPEFEKRLQPTS, from the coding sequence ATGGCGGAATTGAAATTATTAACCAAACACCTTGGAGAAGAAGGCTGCGGAACTTTAAAACACTACCAATCGGTAGGAGGTTTCACCGCTCAAAAAAAAGCTCTTTCCATGAAAGGTGCAGAACTCATTGATGAAGTAAAAAAATCCGGATTGAGAGGAAGGGGAGGTGCGGGTTTTCCTACCGGCATGAAGTGGTCTTTTATTCCTCAGACTGATAAGCCGAAGTATCTTCTCTGCAATGCAGATGAGGGAGAGCCGGGCACTTTCAAAGACAGGGTTCTTCTGGAGCAATTACCCCACCAGATTATTGAAGGAATGGTAATTGCAGCTAAAGCCATTGATTCCCATACAGGTTTTATCTATATTCGCGGTGAATACAAAAAAAGTTATGATATACTCCAGGCAGCCATAGACGAGTGTTACAAAGCCGGACTTCTCGGAAAAAACATTATGGGTTCCGGTTTTGATTTCGAACTCGGTCTTTATGCCGGTGCCGGTGCCTATATCTGCGGAGAGGAAACCGCTCTTATCAATTCTCTCGAAGGAAGGAGAGGTCATCCCCGTTTAAAACCGCCTTTCCCGGCTGTAGCAGGGCTTTATAATTGCCCTACCGTTGTAAACAACGTAGAAACTTTCAGTGCGGTTCCGCATATTATCAATAATGGTGGAGAATGGTATGCTAAGATGGGAACACCCAAGTCTACCGGAACCCGTCTTTTCAGTGTATCGGGACCTTTGAAGAAACCCGGTGTGTATGAAATCGAACTCGGCACACCTCTCATGGAACTTATTAATAACCTCTGCGGAGGAATGGCAGAAGGACATGAGCTGAAAGCTATTATTCCGGGTGGTTCTTCTGTACCTATTTTAACCGCAGAAGAATGTAAAACTGCCAATATGGATTTCGAATCCATGATGGAACATAAAACCATGCTCGGAAGTGGTGCGGTAATCGTGCTTTCTGATAAAACGAACCTGGTAGAAACCACTTATCGCTTGGCCAGTTTTTATGCGCATGAATCCTGCGGACAGTGCACTCCCTGTCGGGAAGGAACGCACTGGATCAAAGACCTTCTTCACAAAATTCGGGATGGTCTGGGTAGTAAGAAAGACCTTGAGCTCATCCTATCACTTACTGTGAATATGGAAGGAGGAACTACCATTTGTCCGCTGGCAGATGCCTGCGTGGGTGCAGTCAGGCCTACTATAGAAAAATTCAGGCCGGAATTTGAGAAGAGGCTTCAGCCGACATCATAG
- the nuoH gene encoding NADH-quinone oxidoreductase subunit NuoH, translating to MDLSLLLVWIVKTVLFFVIIITGCAYYTLAERKVAGFIQRRPGPNRAGPFGIFQPLADGVKFLTKEEVFPIHVNKITYLIAPAISATCAIMAWSIVPLGGTIPLPEGLAKILGFNQLQLMVANPNTGILVLFAISSLAVYGVILAGWSSNNKYSLLGGIRSTAQMISYELPLGLSVVAVVLLAGSLRLTEINEAQKGLWFIFTLPGFIAFLTFTVAMFAETNRLPFDLAEAESELVVGFHTEYGAFKFALFFIAEYMNMITMSCVVSLLFFGGYNVPFGLFANSPFVHVAGLLFFTVKVLFFAFLFMWVRWTLPRFRYDQLMQLGWKKLIPWCLFNIVLAATYVVYWGDSWKGIFN from the coding sequence ATGGATTTAAGCCTGCTTTTAGTCTGGATTGTAAAGACAGTCCTGTTTTTTGTAATTATCATCACGGGTTGTGCCTACTATACCCTCGCCGAAAGAAAGGTCGCCGGTTTTATTCAAAGAAGGCCGGGACCAAACCGGGCGGGTCCATTCGGTATTTTTCAGCCCTTAGCGGATGGAGTGAAATTTCTTACTAAAGAAGAAGTTTTTCCCATTCATGTAAATAAAATTACCTACCTGATAGCTCCGGCGATTTCAGCTACCTGTGCGATTATGGCCTGGTCGATTGTTCCTCTCGGAGGAACGATTCCTTTACCGGAAGGTCTGGCGAAAATACTGGGCTTTAACCAGCTCCAGCTTATGGTAGCCAATCCCAACACCGGGATTCTGGTTTTATTTGCGATTTCTTCTTTAGCTGTTTATGGAGTCATTCTTGCCGGCTGGTCGAGCAATAACAAATACTCCCTTTTGGGTGGAATTCGTTCTACAGCCCAAATGATTAGCTACGAACTTCCTCTCGGCCTTTCCGTAGTAGCCGTAGTACTATTAGCGGGTTCTTTAAGGCTTACCGAGATAAATGAAGCCCAGAAAGGTCTCTGGTTCATATTTACCTTGCCCGGTTTTATTGCCTTTTTAACCTTTACAGTTGCCATGTTTGCCGAAACCAACCGTCTTCCCTTCGACCTTGCCGAAGCAGAATCGGAACTGGTTGTAGGATTCCATACGGAATACGGGGCTTTTAAATTTGCTCTCTTTTTCATAGCGGAATATATGAACATGATCACCATGAGCTGTGTGGTGAGTCTGCTCTTCTTCGGTGGTTATAATGTTCCTTTCGGACTTTTTGCTAATAGTCCATTTGTTCATGTGGCAGGACTTCTCTTCTTCACCGTAAAAGTCCTCTTTTTTGCTTTTCTCTTTATGTGGGTACGCTGGACGCTTCCGAGGTTTCGTTATGATCAACTCATGCAACTGGGCTGGAAAAAACTGATTCCCTGGTGCCTTTTTAATATAGTATTAGCTGCCACTTATGTAGTTTACTGGGGGGATTCCTGGAAAGGGATTTTTAACTAA
- a CDS encoding NADH-quinone oxidoreductase subunit J, whose product MIEITQPQQVLFFLFGGLTIASALFVILHKNPVISAVFLVLSFFSLAGLYGVMNAVFIATMQVVVYAGAIMVLVIFVLMLLSLREETLKDIWDKPVKKTIIMAVVAFYSFLLISVLLSRGSHSSEVVQIPKSSHFISDSIHYEYKVKAEKEVSLKGNTASVGASTFLDYLLPFELISILLLAAVVGAVIIAKKEPTQKENS is encoded by the coding sequence ATGATAGAAATTACACAACCACAGCAAGTCCTGTTTTTTCTTTTCGGAGGTCTGACCATAGCTTCGGCTCTTTTTGTGATTCTTCACAAAAACCCGGTGATTTCAGCGGTCTTCCTTGTATTGTCCTTCTTTTCACTTGCGGGCCTTTACGGGGTGATGAATGCCGTTTTCATTGCAACCATGCAGGTTGTAGTGTATGCGGGAGCCATTATGGTTCTGGTCATCTTTGTTTTGATGTTACTCAGTTTGCGGGAAGAAACCCTGAAAGACATCTGGGATAAACCGGTAAAAAAGACTATCATTATGGCCGTTGTCGCTTTTTATTCCTTCCTTTTGATTTCGGTGCTACTTTCAAGGGGAAGTCATTCTTCGGAGGTCGTTCAGATTCCTAAGAGCAGCCATTTTATTTCGGATTCGATCCATTACGAATATAAAGTAAAAGCAGAAAAGGAAGTCAGCCTCAAAGGAAACACAGCTTCGGTAGGAGCTTCTACCTTTTTGGATTATTTACTTCCGTTTGAGCTTATTTCCATATTACTACTTGCCGCTGTTGTCGGAGCGGTAATCATAGCAAAAAAAGAACCGACACAAAAAGAAAACAGTTAG
- the nuoK gene encoding NADH-quinone oxidoreductase subunit NuoK: MQTLISGVPVNFYLAIAGILFSIGVLGVLIRRNAVVIFMAVELMLNSVNLVFITFAKALSSINGEVIVFFVMAIAAAEAGVGLAIVIAIYRQKKTSNVDEINLLKW; encoded by the coding sequence TTGCAGACACTTATTTCCGGTGTACCGGTGAATTTTTACCTTGCGATTGCCGGTATTCTTTTCTCTATCGGGGTACTCGGTGTATTAATCAGGCGGAATGCCGTTGTAATTTTTATGGCGGTAGAACTCATGTTGAACTCCGTAAACCTCGTTTTCATTACCTTTGCCAAGGCACTGTCCTCTATCAATGGTGAAGTAATCGTATTCTTTGTAATGGCGATTGCAGCAGCTGAAGCAGGAGTGGGTCTGGCCATTGTCATTGCCATATACCGGCAGAAAAAGACATCCAATGTGGATGAGATTAATCTCTTAAAGTGGTAA